One window from the genome of Rufibacter tibetensis encodes:
- a CDS encoding PAS domain-containing protein, which translates to MSQVKEEEITQIEPSVLLQILEAAPDPYLILSPDLKIRAVTQAYLTATLSRSENLIGKNVFEAFPDNPATPEVRTVENLLASLMKVLRTKHPHQMPTQHYDVPKPLELGGGFEEKHWNPVNVPVLNNAGEVIYIIHKVTDVTALVNKQDEVKDLTRERNALQVGLDLAHDIQQKLKEDERRLKEAQAIGHIGSFESVLPGAEVVWSDEMYRIYGLEPQSEPATLERFSSFVHPDDKLRYDQAMQVFFQEQRKLDLTYKIIRADGQLRIVHTLATVTRGAGEQDRVHGTVQDITEQKLAQEKLEANEALLRQAESVGQTGSYEANAATMYFRFSDEAYRILGYEPYVVEPTLEWLNSISFQEDEELVNQRIAQATETNQPYQYIRRIYWPNGQLRYLEGKGRVIYDEQGQPVKYLGTIHDITDQIRTDLILNTINEVCFELDEQLQFRYANRKAYEAWGKNPEEVLGKGYFEVLPENSDSDISEVITTAVQRKEQILQRLYNPIDERWYFYNATPSPTGLIVLYYDITDRVNARRKIQQQQEQFQVLIENMPDLISKWNKDGVLVYNNPNFEAKLGLRTGGELGKTNLEMGIIQEVARPFLESLQKVFASGQPQDHSCDIQTPEG; encoded by the coding sequence ATGAGTCAGGTAAAGGAGGAGGAAATTACCCAGATAGAACCATCTGTTCTGCTGCAGATCCTTGAGGCTGCTCCAGACCCCTACCTTATACTGTCGCCTGATCTTAAAATTCGGGCGGTGACCCAGGCGTATCTCACCGCCACCCTTAGCAGGTCTGAAAACCTCATCGGCAAAAATGTGTTTGAGGCTTTCCCAGATAATCCTGCCACGCCTGAAGTTAGGACGGTAGAAAACCTGCTGGCTTCCTTAATGAAAGTACTGAGAACCAAGCATCCGCACCAAATGCCTACCCAGCATTATGATGTGCCCAAGCCTCTGGAGCTTGGGGGCGGTTTTGAGGAAAAGCACTGGAATCCGGTAAACGTTCCGGTGCTCAATAACGCCGGAGAGGTCATCTACATCATCCATAAAGTAACAGATGTCACCGCACTGGTGAATAAACAAGACGAGGTAAAGGACTTAACCCGAGAGCGGAATGCCTTGCAGGTGGGGTTAGACCTCGCCCATGACATTCAGCAGAAACTAAAAGAAGACGAACGCCGCCTGAAAGAAGCCCAGGCCATTGGCCATATAGGAAGCTTTGAATCAGTGCTGCCGGGAGCGGAGGTAGTTTGGTCAGATGAAATGTACCGGATCTACGGACTGGAGCCGCAAAGTGAGCCTGCCACCCTGGAAAGGTTCTCTTCTTTCGTGCACCCAGATGACAAGCTCCGCTATGACCAAGCCATGCAGGTTTTCTTTCAGGAGCAGCGCAAGTTGGACCTTACCTACAAAATCATCCGGGCCGATGGTCAGCTTAGGATAGTGCACACCCTTGCAACCGTGACGAGAGGGGCAGGAGAACAGGACCGGGTGCATGGCACCGTGCAGGACATAACAGAGCAGAAGTTGGCGCAGGAAAAGCTGGAAGCCAATGAAGCTTTGTTGCGGCAGGCCGAGTCTGTGGGGCAAACCGGAAGCTATGAGGCCAATGCCGCCACCATGTATTTCCGTTTCTCCGATGAAGCATACCGAATTTTAGGGTATGAGCCCTATGTAGTAGAACCTACCCTGGAATGGCTAAACAGCATCTCGTTTCAAGAAGATGAAGAGCTCGTGAACCAGCGCATTGCCCAAGCTACGGAGACAAATCAGCCTTACCAGTACATCCGCAGAATCTATTGGCCCAACGGGCAACTCCGGTACCTTGAAGGCAAAGGCAGGGTTATTTACGATGAACAGGGGCAGCCAGTAAAGTACTTAGGCACTATCCATGATATTACAGACCAGATCAGGACTGACCTTATTCTGAATACCATCAATGAGGTGTGCTTTGAGTTGGATGAGCAACTTCAATTCAGATACGCCAACCGCAAAGCGTATGAGGCATGGGGAAAGAACCCGGAAGAGGTGCTGGGGAAAGGGTACTTCGAGGTTCTCCCTGAAAATAGTGACTCAGATATTTCAGAGGTGATCACCACCGCTGTGCAGAGGAAAGAGCAGATTCTGCAGAGATTGTACAACCCCATAGATGAGCGGTGGTATTTCTATAACGCCACGCCGTCGCCCACCGGATTAATTGTCTTGTACTATGACATAACCGATAGGGTGAACGCCCGGCGCAAAATACAGCAGCAACAGGAGCAGTTTCAGGTGCTCATAGAGAACATGCCAGACCTTATTTCCAAGTGGAACAAAGATGGGGTGTTGGTGTACAACAACCCCAATTTTGAAGCCAAACTAGGGCTGAGGACCGGAGGAGAACTAGGCAAAACTAACCTGGAAATGGGAATCATACAGGAGGTGGCCAGGCCTTTTCTGGAAAGTCTGCAGAAAGTGTTCGCCTCGGGCCAACCCCAGGACCACTCCTGTGACATCCAAACGCCGGAAGGATAG
- a CDS encoding phosphoribosyltransferase family protein — translation MVFTLENRILDHHQILQKIKRMAFEIYEQNFEEKQLVLAGIHENGYFLAELLAKELREISPLDVQLMEVTLHKTEPLTHDIVISPALSSLQDTAVVLVDDVLNTGKTLAYTLREFLDKDCKKLEIATLINRHHTLYPISATYTGYSLATTLREHIRVVLKENEWNAYLL, via the coding sequence ATGGTCTTCACACTAGAGAACCGCATCCTGGATCACCACCAGATTCTACAAAAAATCAAACGCATGGCGTTTGAGATATACGAGCAAAACTTCGAGGAAAAGCAGCTGGTGTTGGCCGGCATTCATGAGAACGGCTATTTTCTGGCTGAGCTTCTCGCGAAGGAGCTTCGGGAGATTTCTCCTTTGGATGTTCAATTGATGGAGGTGACGCTGCATAAAACCGAGCCGCTTACGCACGACATTGTCATTTCTCCTGCTCTTTCTTCTTTGCAAGACACCGCTGTGGTATTGGTGGATGACGTGCTGAACACGGGCAAAACTCTCGCTTACACCCTTCGGGAGTTCCTAGACAAAGACTGCAAGAAACTGGAGATTGCCACGCTGATCAACCGCCACCATACATTGTATCCCATCTCTGCTACTTATACCGGGTATTCTTTAGCGACTACCCTGCGGGAGCATATTAGGGTGGTGTTGAAGGAGAATGAATGGAATGCTTATTTGTTGTAG
- a CDS encoding GlmU family protein: MNIILFDDPTLRANLLPLTFTRPVADIRIGILTIAEKWLMVSNEVVSYLTEGYLQGKFPQNLDGGQNLYINGAVCPTPELWEQIQQLPMGGTLFQEDLLVALNADTLELRSVEEVYQHKAANRSQTQLPAHAVITQLWEIFRFNGPQIREDFKLVTKGRVSQPISDPHTVAYNLENIFIEEGADFKAAILNAENGPIYIGKNAHVQEGTVIRGPFAICEESVINMGGKMRGDVTVGPFCKVGGEISNCVFFGYSNKGHDGFLGNSVVGEWCNFGADTNTSNLKNNYSNVRLYSHAQEKFVDTGLQFCGLIMADHAKCGINTMFNTGTVVGVGANVFGAGYPPNFIPSFTWGGGAEPQTFRLPKFYEVAEAVLSRRGLSVTDEDRKIYSHLFDLTQASRTWETEPVEKTA; encoded by the coding sequence ATGAACATTATTCTCTTTGATGACCCGACGCTCAGAGCCAACCTGTTGCCCTTGACGTTCACCCGACCCGTGGCAGACATCCGCATCGGGATTCTGACCATTGCTGAGAAGTGGCTAATGGTTTCTAATGAGGTCGTTTCTTACTTAACCGAAGGCTACCTGCAGGGTAAGTTTCCCCAAAACCTAGACGGAGGGCAAAACCTCTACATCAACGGAGCCGTTTGTCCTACGCCAGAGTTGTGGGAGCAAATACAGCAGTTACCTATGGGCGGAACCCTATTTCAAGAGGATTTGCTCGTAGCCCTGAACGCAGACACGCTGGAGTTGAGAAGCGTGGAGGAGGTGTACCAGCACAAAGCGGCAAACAGAAGCCAAACTCAACTGCCGGCGCACGCGGTGATCACCCAGTTATGGGAAATCTTTCGGTTCAACGGTCCGCAGATTAGGGAAGACTTCAAGTTGGTGACGAAAGGGCGCGTAAGCCAACCTATCTCAGACCCGCACACCGTCGCGTACAACCTAGAGAACATCTTTATTGAGGAAGGAGCCGATTTCAAAGCTGCCATCCTGAATGCCGAGAACGGCCCCATCTACATTGGGAAGAACGCCCACGTGCAAGAGGGAACCGTGATCAGAGGACCGTTTGCCATTTGCGAAGAAAGTGTCATCAACATGGGCGGCAAAATGCGCGGCGATGTGACGGTGGGCCCTTTCTGCAAAGTGGGTGGCGAAATCAGCAACTGCGTGTTCTTTGGGTATTCCAACAAGGGGCATGACGGGTTTCTGGGAAATTCCGTGGTGGGAGAGTGGTGCAACTTCGGGGCAGATACCAACACCTCTAACCTCAAGAACAACTATTCCAACGTGCGACTCTACAGCCATGCCCAGGAAAAATTTGTGGACACTGGCTTGCAGTTCTGCGGCCTGATCATGGCCGACCACGCAAAGTGTGGCATCAACACCATGTTCAACACCGGCACCGTGGTAGGCGTAGGCGCTAACGTGTTCGGGGCCGGCTATCCACCAAACTTTATTCCTTCCTTTACCTGGGGAGGCGGGGCAGAACCGCAGACGTTCAGGTTGCCTAAATTCTATGAAGTGGCAGAGGCTGTTTTAAGCCGCCGCGGGCTGAGCGTTACGGATGAAGACCGCAAAATTTATAGCCACCTGTTTGACCTCACCCAAGCCTCCCGCACCTGGGAGACGGAGCCGGTAGAAAAGACCGCTTAA
- a CDS encoding peptidylprolyl isomerase produces the protein MKRSLFLLALLVLVSTAGIAQKKSKKDYLVTISTSQGNIRLVLFEDTPKHRENFLKLVKQKFYDGTTFHRVIDDFMIQGGDPNSKDDNPHNDGAGDPGNTVPAEILPHHKHVYGALAAARMGDNMNPKRESSGSQFYLVENHEGVPFLNGQYTVYGQVIDGLAVIDKIAEQPKDFRDRPTTDIKMTVTADKMSKKKITKLYGYRYE, from the coding sequence ATGAAAAGAAGTTTGTTCTTGTTAGCCCTGCTGGTTCTTGTAAGTACCGCTGGCATCGCGCAGAAGAAAAGCAAAAAAGATTACCTCGTCACAATTTCAACTTCGCAGGGAAATATCCGGCTGGTGTTGTTTGAAGATACCCCCAAGCACCGCGAGAACTTCCTGAAACTAGTGAAACAGAAGTTTTATGACGGCACTACCTTCCATCGGGTTATTGATGATTTCATGATCCAGGGCGGTGATCCTAACTCCAAAGATGATAATCCCCACAATGACGGAGCCGGAGACCCGGGGAATACCGTACCCGCTGAGATTCTGCCGCACCACAAGCATGTCTACGGGGCCTTGGCAGCGGCCCGGATGGGGGACAATATGAACCCCAAGCGGGAATCAAGTGGCTCGCAGTTTTACCTGGTAGAGAATCATGAGGGCGTTCCGTTCCTGAACGGGCAGTACACCGTGTATGGGCAGGTAATTGACGGCCTGGCTGTGATTGACAAAATCGCGGAGCAACCCAAAGACTTCCGTGACCGTCCTACCACTGATATCAAGATGACGGTAACCGCCGACAAGATGTCTAAAAAGAAAATCACTAAATTGTACGGTTACCGCTACGAATAA
- a CDS encoding ComEA family DNA-binding protein, protein MRSIASMLNRLLRALQDFFSFSQRELKQFFILIFLMVFIAAAPFLFFQDDVPYDPTADQQILDSLVVQLDTQVEEAKAERASAYKRKPIRLYRFNPNDLTVEQWQELGVNKYIAQRILNYKAKAGAFKSKAQLQKIYGLPDSLFQMWYPYINLPDESPGYAYNRDKGQPFSSSYPENRPKTEYPRKKWELQPFDLNTADTTELKQIRGIGSKLSARIVAFRDKMGGFHSVEQVAEVYGLAPEVVDSVRKYGFIAKAYAPRKLNLNTATFDELRQHPYIGYGLAKAIVNYRTQHGPYPNVEELRKIKILDEAKFQKMQAYLFTQ, encoded by the coding sequence GTGCGTAGTATAGCATCTATGCTGAACCGTCTGCTTCGCGCTCTTCAGGATTTCTTTTCGTTCTCCCAGCGGGAGCTCAAGCAGTTTTTCATTCTGATTTTCCTGATGGTGTTCATTGCTGCGGCACCATTTTTATTTTTCCAGGACGATGTTCCCTATGACCCCACCGCCGACCAGCAGATTCTGGACAGCCTGGTGGTGCAGTTGGACACCCAGGTAGAAGAGGCCAAAGCCGAAAGAGCCTCCGCGTACAAACGCAAACCCATCAGGCTGTACCGGTTCAACCCCAATGACCTCACGGTGGAACAGTGGCAGGAACTGGGAGTAAACAAGTACATCGCGCAACGCATCCTGAACTACAAAGCAAAAGCGGGTGCCTTCAAGAGCAAAGCCCAACTGCAGAAGATCTATGGGTTGCCAGACTCGCTTTTCCAGATGTGGTACCCATACATCAACCTTCCAGATGAGAGCCCCGGCTACGCGTACAACAGAGACAAAGGCCAACCGTTTTCATCCTCTTATCCAGAAAACCGGCCTAAAACGGAGTACCCCCGCAAGAAGTGGGAACTGCAGCCTTTTGACCTGAACACCGCTGATACTACTGAGTTAAAACAAATCAGGGGTATCGGCAGTAAACTTTCGGCACGAATTGTGGCGTTTCGGGACAAGATGGGTGGATTTCACTCAGTGGAGCAGGTGGCGGAAGTGTACGGGTTGGCCCCGGAGGTGGTAGACAGCGTGCGCAAGTACGGGTTCATCGCGAAGGCGTATGCCCCACGCAAACTCAACCTCAACACCGCTACGTTTGATGAACTAAGGCAGCATCCGTACATCGGGTATGGGTTGGCCAAAGCCATCGTGAATTACCGAACGCAGCATGGCCCCTACCCCAATGTGGAGGAACTGCGCAAAATCAAGATACTGGATGAAGCGAAGTTCCAGAAGATGCAAGCCTACTTATTTACCCAATAA
- a CDS encoding sensor histidine kinase has translation MGHLLQVGQGEGQWTEILLEYVQEEDKEAASNIINALQSNPQPFDETLRLQLEQGLKVIRVKGTVVPGADGSPAKVLGVNWDITEMQCLEDENLRIKLDQQKELALAILNTQDAERRRIAEALHNGIAQLLYAAKLNLGQVLGDENITSTPPLAESVSKADGILEKAIQQTRSLSHELIPTPLSNLGLDAAIKDICSTFNSPQLKLRCWLFNLNTPLDKHLELVVYHIAQELVNNVVKHAQATEAGIILREQRGALVLEVEDNSIGFLPNQLDSRGIGLKSIRGRINLLNGTMEIDSALGQGTPVTIYLPLPKTQAKP, from the coding sequence TTGGGGCACCTGTTGCAGGTAGGCCAGGGAGAAGGCCAGTGGACAGAAATCTTATTAGAGTACGTGCAGGAGGAAGATAAAGAAGCCGCCAGCAATATTATCAATGCGTTACAGTCAAACCCGCAGCCTTTTGATGAGACACTAAGACTACAGCTTGAACAGGGGTTAAAAGTGATTCGGGTGAAAGGAACGGTGGTGCCCGGGGCAGACGGAAGTCCCGCGAAGGTTTTAGGTGTGAACTGGGACATCACCGAGATGCAATGCCTGGAAGATGAAAACCTCAGAATCAAACTGGACCAGCAGAAAGAACTAGCCTTGGCCATTCTGAACACGCAGGATGCTGAGCGCCGCCGCATCGCCGAAGCCCTACACAACGGCATTGCCCAACTCCTGTACGCCGCAAAATTGAACTTGGGCCAGGTGCTGGGAGATGAAAACATTACCAGTACCCCACCTTTGGCAGAGAGTGTGTCCAAAGCAGATGGAATCCTGGAGAAAGCCATTCAGCAAACCCGTTCTTTGTCGCATGAGTTAATCCCAACACCCCTTTCTAATCTGGGGCTGGATGCCGCTATCAAAGACATCTGCTCTACTTTTAACAGTCCGCAACTTAAGTTAAGGTGCTGGTTATTCAACTTGAATACTCCCCTAGACAAGCACCTAGAACTAGTGGTGTACCACATTGCGCAGGAGTTGGTCAACAACGTGGTCAAACACGCCCAGGCCACCGAAGCCGGAATCATCTTACGGGAGCAGCGCGGCGCGCTGGTGTTGGAAGTGGAAGACAACAGCATCGGCTTTCTTCCCAACCAGTTGGACAGCAGAGGCATAGGTCTTAAGTCTATCAGGGGCCGGATCAACCTTTTGAACGGAACCATGGAAATAGATTCAGCCCTGGGGCAAGGCACTCCGGTCACCATCTACCTTCCGCTGCCTAAAACTCAGGCAAAGCCATAA
- a CDS encoding DNA polymerase III subunit: protein MQFSQIYGHQGTKQLLLNSVKSQHVAHAQLFLGSDGSANMALALAYAQYLNCEDPQPLDSCGVCPSCNKISKRIHPDLNFVMPVTKVKDQDALSKNFVTQWRAFLSDSPYQTLNDWMQFIGAENKQGTIPVGESRELVRMTSLKAFEAKYKVIVIWLPELMNASAANAFLKLLEEPPAATVFLLVSNASDKIMPTILSRTQLVKVRAFTDEEVIQYLVEQQGTERERAYQVVSLAEGNLQAARVLSQEMTSDYFTFFLSWMRLCYNHKFDGVLEQSEDFQKLGRENQKNFLQFALGLLRKVLLYGVDSKLIAFLPPPELDFVQKFAKLIHQGNGAQLSQELNDAHYHIERNAHPKITFLNTSIQIAQLIRPVA from the coding sequence GTGCAGTTTTCTCAGATTTACGGCCACCAGGGAACAAAGCAACTGCTGCTGAATTCCGTCAAATCACAGCACGTGGCCCACGCGCAGCTTTTTTTAGGATCTGATGGAAGCGCCAATATGGCGCTGGCGCTGGCCTATGCCCAATACCTGAATTGCGAAGACCCGCAGCCTCTGGATTCCTGCGGCGTGTGCCCCAGCTGCAACAAGATCAGCAAGCGAATTCACCCAGACCTGAACTTTGTGATGCCAGTGACCAAAGTGAAAGACCAGGATGCCCTGAGCAAAAACTTTGTGACCCAGTGGCGCGCTTTCCTCAGTGACAGCCCGTACCAAACCCTTAACGACTGGATGCAGTTCATTGGCGCCGAAAACAAGCAAGGCACCATTCCAGTGGGTGAGAGCCGAGAATTGGTACGCATGACTTCGCTCAAAGCTTTCGAGGCGAAATATAAAGTGATTGTCATCTGGTTGCCCGAGCTTATGAATGCCAGCGCCGCCAATGCCTTTTTGAAGCTGTTAGAAGAACCTCCGGCTGCTACCGTGTTTTTGCTCGTGAGCAATGCCTCAGACAAGATCATGCCCACTATCTTGTCGAGAACGCAGCTAGTCAAAGTACGCGCCTTCACCGATGAAGAAGTGATTCAATATCTGGTGGAGCAGCAAGGCACCGAGCGTGAACGCGCCTACCAAGTGGTCTCTCTAGCCGAGGGAAACCTACAAGCCGCCCGTGTGCTGAGTCAGGAAATGACCTCAGATTACTTTACCTTTTTCCTGAGCTGGATGCGTCTGTGCTATAACCACAAATTTGATGGTGTGCTGGAGCAAAGCGAAGATTTTCAGAAGCTGGGCCGCGAAAACCAGAAGAACTTTCTGCAGTTTGCTTTAGGCTTGCTGAGAAAAGTGCTTTTGTACGGCGTAGACAGCAAGCTAATTGCGTTCTTACCTCCGCCGGAGCTGGACTTCGTACAGAAGTTTGCCAAACTCATTCACCAGGGAAACGGGGCGCAGCTGTCGCAGGAGTTAAATGATGCGCATTACCACATTGAGCGGAACGCGCACCCCAAGATCACTTTTTTAAATACGTCCATTCAAATTGCCCAGCTTATCAGGCCAGTGGCATAA
- a CDS encoding SDR family oxidoreductase produces the protein MKTLLITGSNGLLGQKLIDLLHTETNIKLIASSRGQNKLAALYPQVTFVPMDVTSAEMVESVIAETQPTHIIHTAAMTNVDDCESQREECWKQNVDAVENLVKASERHGVHLIHVSTDFIFDGENGPYTEEAEGAPVNFYGQSKLAAEELVKKAACKWAILRTVLVFGIVHDYGRSNIVLWVKGSLEQGKQIKVVNDQLRTPTLAEDLAQGCWLAAKHDAQGIFNISGEELLTPHQMAVQVAEYFNLDKTLIEEVDGSIFTQPAKRPPRTGFDITKAKTQLGYQPRTFKESIAIVAGQI, from the coding sequence ATGAAGACTCTCCTGATCACCGGCTCCAACGGCTTACTGGGGCAGAAATTGATTGACCTGCTCCACACCGAGACCAACATCAAGCTGATTGCCTCGTCGCGCGGCCAAAACAAACTGGCAGCGTTGTATCCGCAGGTAACGTTTGTGCCCATGGATGTCACCAGTGCTGAAATGGTGGAAAGCGTGATTGCTGAAACCCAGCCCACGCACATCATCCACACCGCGGCCATGACCAACGTAGATGACTGCGAGAGCCAACGCGAGGAGTGCTGGAAACAGAACGTAGACGCTGTGGAGAACCTGGTGAAAGCCTCTGAACGCCATGGCGTGCACCTCATCCACGTTTCCACGGATTTCATCTTCGATGGTGAAAACGGTCCTTATACCGAAGAAGCAGAAGGTGCTCCGGTAAACTTCTATGGACAAAGCAAACTGGCTGCGGAGGAACTGGTGAAGAAAGCCGCCTGCAAATGGGCCATTCTGCGTACGGTGCTGGTCTTCGGGATTGTGCATGACTATGGCCGGTCTAACATTGTGCTGTGGGTGAAAGGCAGCCTGGAACAAGGCAAACAGATCAAAGTCGTAAACGACCAGCTTCGTACGCCTACTTTGGCTGAGGATCTAGCCCAAGGCTGCTGGCTTGCCGCTAAACATGATGCGCAAGGCATCTTCAACATCTCTGGCGAAGAGTTACTAACCCCGCACCAGATGGCGGTACAGGTAGCCGAATACTTTAACCTGGACAAGACATTGATTGAAGAGGTAGACGGTTCCATCTTCACGCAACCCGCCAAACGCCCACCGCGCACAGGCTTTGACATCACCAAAGCTAAAACACAGTTAGGCTACCAACCCCGCACCTTTAAGGAGAGCATTGCCATTGTGGCAGGGCAGATCTAA
- the hemC gene encoding hydroxymethylbilane synthase encodes METPQTTSPIRIATRGSRLALWQAHHVAETLRANGMEVEIVTITTKGDIVLDRSLDKIGAKGVFTEELEESLRTGATDIAVHSAKDVQSTIPDDLELLAFMEREKVHDVVISFDPLFKLGEGQQVIGTSSTRRRSMLKRFYPNVITSECRGNLQTRIQKLKDGQYDAILLAYAGVARMQYDHMVAQHLPLETFIPAAGQGSVAIECAKTLPLERKLNLKLALDHKPTHLCLLAERAYLRTMEGGCSIPSFALATIEEDTITLKAGIISLDGEQLIVEEITGPSEEAEAMGEQLAQTVLSKGGDKILKAIREEKA; translated from the coding sequence ATGGAAACACCCCAAACAACGTCTCCTATTCGCATTGCTACCCGAGGAAGCCGCCTTGCTTTGTGGCAGGCCCACCACGTGGCCGAAACCTTGCGCGCCAACGGCATGGAAGTGGAGATTGTGACCATTACTACCAAAGGAGACATCGTTTTAGACCGTTCTTTAGACAAAATAGGCGCGAAAGGCGTGTTCACCGAAGAGCTGGAAGAAAGCCTGCGCACTGGTGCTACTGACATTGCCGTGCACAGCGCCAAAGACGTGCAGTCCACCATCCCAGATGATCTGGAACTGTTGGCGTTCATGGAGCGCGAGAAAGTACATGACGTGGTCATTTCCTTTGACCCGCTGTTCAAACTCGGCGAAGGACAGCAGGTCATTGGCACCTCGTCTACCCGCCGCCGTTCCATGCTGAAACGGTTTTACCCTAACGTAATCACGTCTGAGTGCCGGGGCAACTTGCAGACCCGTATCCAGAAATTGAAAGACGGCCAATACGATGCCATTCTGCTGGCGTACGCTGGAGTAGCCCGCATGCAGTACGACCACATGGTGGCACAGCATCTGCCGCTAGAGACGTTCATTCCGGCTGCCGGACAAGGAAGTGTGGCCATTGAGTGCGCCAAAACCCTTCCGTTGGAACGCAAACTGAATTTGAAACTGGCTCTGGACCACAAACCCACGCACCTGTGCCTTCTGGCCGAGAGGGCGTACCTGCGTACCATGGAAGGCGGCTGCAGCATCCCTTCCTTCGCGCTGGCTACCATTGAAGAGGATACCATAACCTTGAAAGCAGGTATTATCAGTCTGGACGGAGAGCAGTTGATTGTGGAGGAAATAACCGGTCCTTCTGAAGAAGCAGAAGCCATGGGTGAGCAATTGGCGCAAACCGTGCTTAGCAAAGGTGGTGACAAAATCCTGAAAGCAATCAGAGAAGAAAAAGCATAA
- a CDS encoding type B 50S ribosomal protein L31: MKKDLHPEYREVVFQDTSSDFKFITRSTMNSNETITMEDGKTYPVVKVEVSSASHPFYTGKNIYVDTAGRIDKFKQRYKK; this comes from the coding sequence ATGAAAAAGGACCTTCATCCTGAATACAGAGAAGTGGTTTTCCAAGATACTTCCTCTGATTTTAAATTCATCACTCGTTCTACCATGAACTCTAACGAGACCATCACCATGGAAGACGGTAAAACGTACCCAGTGGTTAAAGTGGAGGTTTCTTCTGCTTCGCACCCGTTCTACACCGGTAAAAACATCTACGTGGATACTGCCGGACGTATTGACAAGTTCAAGCAGCGTTACAAGAAATAA